From the genome of Scytonema hofmannii PCC 7110, one region includes:
- a CDS encoding glycosyltransferase, which translates to MKIALVHDYLTQKGGAERVFELLCKRYPEADVYTSLYDPEETIDLGDRAVNTTFLQRIPGAIKYFRLMAPFYFPAFRALDLQEYDLVISSSTSFAKAVRKKPTARHICFCHNVTRFLWDTETYLREYGDYRYFAPFIEQVFEMMRKVDLTYAQEPDLYIANSSVVARRIKNIYGKKAIVINYPIDTKRFVFSDTKEDFYLASARMIGYKRLDIIVEAFNWLGWRLLISGDGPERERLQSKALGNVEFVGHVSDAQRTQLFSKARSVIVAALEDYGLVPVEANASGTPVIAFGAGGVLDTQIPGKTGVFFKRQTPDSLQTALLEARDIYWDYGNIRNHAVAHFSEEAFFSKVEQVIDQTCAVK; encoded by the coding sequence ATGAAAATTGCCCTAGTTCATGATTACTTAACTCAAAAAGGAGGGGCGGAGCGCGTTTTTGAATTGCTGTGCAAGCGCTACCCCGAAGCGGATGTTTATACTTCCTTGTACGATCCCGAAGAAACCATCGACTTGGGCGATCGCGCTGTCAATACCACATTCTTGCAAAGAATACCAGGTGCCATAAAGTATTTTAGATTGATGGCACCCTTTTACTTTCCTGCCTTCCGTGCATTAGATTTACAAGAGTACGATCTAGTTATTAGTAGCAGTACCAGTTTTGCGAAAGCAGTGCGGAAAAAACCAACAGCACGCCACATTTGCTTCTGTCACAACGTAACCCGTTTTTTATGGGATACAGAAACGTATTTACGGGAGTACGGGGACTATCGATATTTTGCTCCTTTCATCGAACAAGTTTTTGAGATGATGAGAAAAGTAGACCTAACCTACGCACAGGAGCCAGACCTTTACATTGCCAACTCCAGCGTTGTTGCGCGTCGCATTAAAAATATCTACGGTAAAAAAGCAATTGTTATCAACTATCCCATTGATACGAAAAGGTTTGTTTTTTCAGATACAAAAGAAGACTTTTATCTTGCCTCAGCTCGGATGATCGGTTACAAACGACTTGATATAATAGTCGAAGCTTTCAACTGGCTGGGGTGGCGGTTGTTGATATCAGGAGATGGTCCCGAAAGAGAAAGATTACAGTCTAAAGCATTAGGCAATGTAGAATTTGTAGGACACGTCTCCGATGCTCAGCGCACTCAGTTGTTTTCTAAAGCTAGGTCTGTTATAGTGGCAGCCCTAGAAGATTATGGATTAGTGCCAGTAGAAGCAAATGCTAGTGGAACGCCAGTTATCGCGTTTGGTGCTGGTGGCGTATTGGATACTCAGATCCCTGGTAAAACAGGGGTATTTTTCAAGAGGCAAACACCAGATTCGCTGCAAACTGCACTACTAGAAGCCAGGGATATCTATTGGGATTACGGGAACATTCGTAATCATGCGGTCGCTCATTTTTCAGAAGAGGCTTTCTTTAGTAAAGTCGAGCAAGTTATTGACCAAACTTGTGCAGTAAAGTAA
- a CDS encoding NAD-dependent epimerase/dehydratase family protein gives MKVLVTGTEGYLGCLLPPLLIEKGHEVIGVDTGYYKVGWLYNGTQVTAKTLNKDIRNITIEDLQGVDAIVHMAELSNDPTGQLAPHITYEINHKGSVRLATLAKEAGVRRFVYMSSCSVYGVATEGDVTEESPVNPQTAYAECKTFVERDVQPLADDNFSPTFMRNATAFGASPRMRFDIVLNNLSGLAWTTKEIKMTSDGTPWRPLAHALDICKAIVCALEAPRDIVHNQIFNVGDTANNYRVKEIAEIVAAVFPGCQLSFGTQGADNRSYRVSFEKINTVLPGFKCDWDAKRGAQQLYEVFSQIDMSEETFTSRGFTRLKQLEYLIRTQQIDKDFFWAKK, from the coding sequence ATGAAAGTTTTAGTCACTGGTACCGAAGGTTATCTTGGTTGCTTATTACCACCCCTACTTATAGAAAAGGGACATGAAGTTATTGGTGTAGACACTGGCTATTATAAAGTAGGCTGGCTGTACAACGGGACTCAAGTGACAGCCAAGACCCTCAACAAAGATATTCGCAATATTACCATAGAAGATTTACAAGGTGTGGATGCGATCGTTCACATGGCAGAACTATCCAACGACCCCACCGGACAATTGGCACCGCACATTACCTATGAAATTAATCATAAAGGTTCTGTTCGTCTTGCCACGTTGGCAAAAGAAGCAGGTGTACGTCGCTTCGTCTATATGTCTTCTTGTAGCGTCTATGGCGTAGCCACTGAGGGTGATGTTACAGAAGAATCACCCGTAAATCCTCAAACAGCTTATGCAGAGTGCAAGACTTTCGTAGAGAGAGATGTGCAGCCCTTAGCTGATGATAATTTCTCTCCCACCTTTATGCGAAACGCCACGGCTTTCGGTGCGTCTCCCAGAATGCGCTTCGATATTGTTTTGAACAACCTATCAGGTTTAGCTTGGACAACAAAAGAAATCAAGATGACCAGTGATGGTACACCTTGGCGTCCACTCGCCCATGCCTTAGATATTTGCAAAGCCATTGTTTGCGCCCTAGAAGCACCCCGTGACATTGTACACAATCAAATCTTTAACGTGGGAGACACCGCAAACAACTATCGCGTTAAGGAAATTGCTGAAATTGTTGCTGCAGTTTTCCCTGGATGCCAACTCAGTTTTGGCACCCAAGGTGCAGATAACCGCAGCTACCGAGTTTCGTTTGAGAAAATTAACACCGTTTTACCAGGCTTCAAGTGCGATTGGGATGCCAAGCGTGGCGCACAACAGTTGTATGAAGTGTTCTCTCAAATTGATATGTCTGAAGAGACTTTTACGTCTAGAGGATTTACCCGCTTGAAGCAGCTGGAATATCTCATTCGTACCCAGCAAATTGATAAAGATTTCTTCTGGGCTAAGAAATAA
- a CDS encoding tetratricopeptide repeat protein, protein MQVLRYLPNQKPSNIDLSVTLGQGGEACIYTIPTMDELVAKVYHKPVPTQGRKLEVMIANPPENPTASLGHISIAWPVELLRSSDGKNSVIGFLMPRIRGMRPIIDFYNPRTRRQHCPLFNYQYLIRTARNLAAAFASLHASGYCVGDVNESNILVGDTALVTIVDTDSFQVRDTQNEIVYRCPVGKPEFTPPELQNKTFAECDRVFAHDLFGLSVLIFQLLMEGTHPFSGIFQGMGEPPPYEARIAAGHFTYSQKRQVPYVTTPIAPPWEMLHPNLQELFLRCFEDGHSNPLLRPSAQTWLLALAEAENSLLTCTVNPQHRYSNHLEKCPWCERALRLGGRDPFPSHRAIANKEHLKPQPKSKKRHTQPTRIPQPVAAFHRVNPRNPMPAFGQNVPYYKPPKKRRYYPVIFCLLGFGLLGYLDLIIKFTNRPFGAQTASYAQPNLISISHKKGIDSQNFAEFYKQGHASYKVRDYEKAIEKFSQAIEKNPKYAKAYVNRGNAHYNIKEYESALADYNQALSINPKEVKAFVHRGNSRFLLAEYSSDPDREYNLAILDYNSALRLNPGEVEAYVRRGIVRAQIAKYSGDSQHDYKRAIEDFNKALMLSSDRSEPLFQRGVVRYQIAQYSSDFEKEYRQAIQDFNQALRINPKLSKVYLKRGIVRYELAQYGGGVSSQYHKQAVEDLQTAAKMALEQEDMDNYQQALSSICVVVENKCDTFLQTSSVQENK, encoded by the coding sequence ATGCAGGTACTACGTTATCTTCCCAATCAAAAACCTAGTAATATCGACCTCAGCGTTACTTTAGGGCAAGGTGGAGAGGCTTGTATTTATACAATACCAACTATGGACGAGTTGGTAGCAAAAGTCTATCACAAGCCAGTTCCCACGCAAGGGCGCAAACTAGAGGTGATGATTGCCAATCCACCAGAAAACCCAACTGCCAGTTTGGGACATATTTCTATTGCTTGGCCTGTGGAGTTACTGCGCTCATCAGATGGAAAAAACAGCGTCATTGGGTTTCTGATGCCCCGCATTCGGGGTATGCGTCCTATCATTGATTTCTATAACCCCAGAACTCGCCGCCAACACTGCCCTTTATTTAATTACCAATACCTCATCCGTACTGCTCGTAACTTAGCAGCAGCTTTTGCATCCTTACACGCCTCAGGATACTGTGTTGGGGATGTGAATGAATCGAATATTCTGGTTGGCGATACAGCCTTAGTGACGATAGTAGACACCGATTCGTTCCAGGTAAGAGACACACAAAATGAAATTGTCTACCGTTGTCCTGTAGGAAAACCAGAATTTACTCCACCAGAACTTCAAAACAAAACTTTTGCTGAATGCGATCGCGTTTTCGCTCACGATTTGTTTGGGTTGTCAGTACTTATCTTCCAACTTTTGATGGAAGGGACTCACCCATTCTCCGGTATTTTTCAAGGAATGGGCGAACCGCCACCATATGAAGCCCGCATTGCTGCAGGGCATTTTACCTACAGTCAAAAGCGACAAGTCCCTTACGTTACCACCCCTATCGCACCGCCGTGGGAAATGCTCCATCCCAACTTGCAAGAACTCTTCCTGCGTTGTTTTGAGGATGGACATTCTAACCCACTGCTTCGCCCCAGTGCTCAAACTTGGTTGCTCGCGCTGGCTGAAGCGGAAAATTCCCTCTTGACTTGTACCGTAAACCCCCAACACCGCTACAGCAATCATCTAGAAAAATGCCCTTGGTGCGAACGGGCTTTGCGTTTGGGTGGACGAGATCCTTTCCCATCTCATAGAGCAATAGCAAATAAAGAACACCTTAAACCGCAACCCAAATCCAAAAAACGTCACACTCAACCGACTCGCATACCACAACCAGTAGCCGCGTTTCATCGTGTTAATCCTCGCAATCCGATGCCCGCCTTTGGTCAAAACGTTCCTTACTACAAACCTCCCAAAAAACGAAGATACTACCCTGTCATTTTTTGCTTGCTAGGTTTTGGCTTACTGGGGTATTTAGACTTAATCATTAAATTTACAAATCGTCCCTTTGGAGCGCAAACCGCTTCCTACGCGCAGCCAAATCTGATTTCTATCAGTCACAAAAAGGGTATTGACTCTCAAAATTTTGCAGAATTCTACAAGCAGGGGCATGCTTCTTATAAAGTACGCGATTACGAAAAAGCAATTGAAAAGTTTTCTCAAGCCATTGAAAAAAACCCAAAATATGCTAAGGCTTACGTAAATCGTGGTAACGCTCACTACAATATTAAGGAGTATGAATCCGCGCTCGCAGACTACAATCAAGCTCTGAGCATTAATCCTAAGGAAGTAAAAGCTTTCGTCCATCGAGGAAATTCTCGATTTCTACTTGCAGAGTATAGCAGTGACCCTGATCGCGAGTACAACTTGGCAATCTTAGATTACAACTCAGCATTGCGTCTCAACCCCGGTGAAGTAGAAGCATACGTAAGAAGGGGTATAGTTCGTGCTCAAATAGCTAAGTACAGTGGAGATTCTCAACACGATTACAAAAGAGCAATTGAGGACTTTAATAAAGCACTCATGTTAAGTTCAGATAGGTCAGAACCCCTCTTTCAAAGAGGTGTTGTTCGCTATCAAATTGCCCAGTATAGTAGTGATTTTGAGAAAGAGTACAGACAAGCGATCCAAGATTTTAACCAGGCATTACGTATCAATCCCAAGCTTTCAAAAGTGTATTTAAAGCGAGGTATTGTACGCTATGAACTGGCACAATATGGTGGTGGAGTCTCCAGCCAATACCACAAGCAAGCAGTTGAGGATTTGCAAACAGCTGCCAAAATGGCTCTCGAACAAGAAGATATGGATAATTACCAACAAGCGCTTAGCAGCATTTGTGTTGTTGTAGAAAACAAATGTGACACTTTCTTGCAAACTTCAAGTGTTCAAGAAAATAAATGA
- a CDS encoding NAD(P)H-dependent oxidoreductase, protein MIIVDRALQARAEALNPIKVGMIGAGFMGRGIANQITNSVPGMKLVAIANRNVDAAGRAYSEAGVENYKVVSSVGELENAIANDGYAVTEDAMLLCRAEGIDALIEVTGAVEFGTHVVMEAIAHHKHVIMMNAELDGTIGSILKVYADKAGVILTACDGDQPGVQMNLYRFVKSIGLTPLLCGNIKGLQDPYRNPTTQKAFAERWGQKPHMVTSFADGTKISFEQAIVANATGMKVAKRGMLGYDFKGHVDEMTGMYDVEQLKELGGIVDYVVGAKPGPGVFVFGTNDDPKQRHYLNLYKLGEGPLYSFYTPYHLCHFEVPLSVARVVLFQDYVLSPLGAPLVDVVTTAKIDLKAGETLDGIGYYMTYGQCENSNIVQEQNLLPIGLAEGCRLKRDISKDQVLTYDDVELPSGRLCDKLRAEQNAYFFKTLAAV, encoded by the coding sequence ATGATTATTGTAGATCGCGCTTTACAAGCCCGTGCAGAAGCTCTTAACCCTATTAAAGTCGGCATGATTGGAGCAGGCTTCATGGGTCGGGGAATTGCCAATCAAATTACAAATTCCGTACCCGGTATGAAATTAGTTGCTATTGCCAACCGCAATGTTGATGCTGCAGGACGTGCATATTCAGAAGCCGGAGTTGAGAATTATAAAGTTGTTTCCTCCGTTGGGGAATTGGAAAACGCGATCGCAAACGACGGGTATGCAGTCACAGAAGATGCGATGTTGCTGTGCCGTGCTGAGGGGATTGACGCGTTAATTGAGGTGACGGGTGCGGTGGAATTTGGCACTCACGTTGTGATGGAGGCAATAGCCCATCACAAGCACGTCATTATGATGAACGCTGAATTGGATGGCACTATTGGTTCTATCCTCAAAGTTTATGCAGACAAAGCAGGCGTTATCCTCACAGCTTGTGATGGTGACCAGCCTGGGGTACAAATGAACCTATATCGTTTTGTAAAAAGTATTGGTTTAACTCCACTATTGTGTGGTAACATTAAAGGCTTACAAGACCCATATCGCAATCCTACAACTCAAAAAGCATTTGCCGAACGTTGGGGTCAAAAACCTCATATGGTAACTAGCTTTGCAGATGGGACAAAAATCTCTTTTGAACAAGCGATCGTCGCCAACGCTACGGGGATGAAAGTCGCCAAGCGAGGTATGTTGGGATATGACTTTAAGGGTCATGTTGATGAAATGACTGGGATGTACGATGTCGAACAACTGAAAGAATTGGGCGGCATTGTAGATTATGTTGTGGGTGCAAAACCAGGCCCAGGAGTCTTTGTATTCGGAACTAATGACGACCCGAAGCAACGTCACTACCTCAATCTCTATAAATTAGGCGAAGGTCCGCTTTACAGCTTTTATACCCCATATCACCTCTGTCACTTTGAAGTACCACTGTCAGTGGCTCGTGTTGTTCTTTTCCAAGACTACGTATTAAGCCCTTTAGGTGCTCCTTTAGTGGACGTTGTGACGACTGCCAAAATTGACCTGAAAGCTGGAGAAACTTTGGATGGTATTGGTTATTACATGACCTACGGTCAATGTGAAAATTCCAACATTGTTCAAGAACAAAACCTCCTGCCAATTGGTTTAGCAGAAGGATGTCGCCTCAAGAGAGATATTTCCAAAGACCAAGTTCTGACATATGACGATGTCGAACTACCTTCAGGCAGACTGTGCGATAAACTGCGTGCCGAACAAAATGCTTATTTCTTTAAAACCCTAGCAGCAGTGTAG
- the rfbC gene encoding dTDP-4-dehydrorhamnose 3,5-epimerase gives MIFTKTELQGAYIIDLDQKPDHRGFFARTFCAQEFEAHGLKPTVAQCNVSFNYKKGTLRGMHYQVSPAAETKLIRCISGAIYDVIIDMRPESPTYLQHIGVELTAENRRALYIPELFAHGYQALTDGAEVVYQVGEFYTPGYERGLRYDDPFFNIQWPIEVTVISEKDKNWPLMSMMTVGGSV, from the coding sequence ATGATTTTTACGAAAACCGAACTTCAAGGTGCATACATTATCGATTTAGACCAAAAGCCCGACCACAGAGGTTTTTTTGCTCGGACTTTCTGCGCTCAAGAATTTGAAGCACATGGCTTAAAGCCAACAGTCGCCCAATGCAACGTGTCTTTTAATTACAAAAAAGGAACATTGCGGGGAATGCACTATCAAGTTTCCCCAGCAGCAGAAACAAAATTGATTCGCTGCATAAGTGGCGCTATCTATGACGTAATTATAGATATGCGTCCTGAATCTCCAACTTACCTTCAACATATTGGTGTGGAACTTACCGCTGAAAACCGCCGTGCCTTATACATTCCAGAGCTGTTTGCCCATGGGTATCAAGCACTGACAGATGGGGCTGAGGTTGTTTATCAAGTAGGTGAGTTTTACACTCCGGGCTACGAGCGTGGTTTGCGCTACGACGATCCATTTTTCAATATTCAATGGCCTATAGAAGTGACTGTCATTTCTGAAAAGGATAAAAATTGGCCTTTGATGTCAATGATGACTGTTGGCGGAAGTGTTTAA
- the rfbF gene encoding glucose-1-phosphate cytidylyltransferase: MKAVILAGGLGTRLSEETSVRPKPMVEIGGKPVLWHIMKIYSAHGINDFIICCGYKGYVIKEYFANYFLYMSDVTFDMRFNQMNVHAGNAEPWRVTLVDTGDNTMTGGRLRRVREHIGNETFCFTYGDGVSDVNITEAINFHKEQKTSATMTAVQPPGRFGAIVLGHEQTKITSFREKPEGDGAWINGGYFVLEPEVINLIADDSTVWEQTPLEKLAEKEQLSAYKHHGFWQPMDTLRDKNYLEDLWLKNKAPWKVW, from the coding sequence ATGAAAGCAGTAATTTTGGCTGGAGGACTTGGTACGCGTCTGAGTGAAGAAACAAGCGTCAGACCAAAGCCAATGGTGGAGATTGGTGGTAAGCCAGTTTTATGGCACATCATGAAGATTTACTCCGCCCACGGCATCAACGATTTTATCATTTGCTGTGGTTACAAAGGTTATGTCATTAAGGAGTATTTTGCGAACTACTTCTTATATATGTCAGATGTGACCTTTGATATGCGGTTTAATCAGATGAATGTACATGCTGGGAACGCAGAACCCTGGCGAGTTACCCTAGTAGACACAGGTGACAACACAATGACAGGTGGACGCTTAAGACGGGTGAGAGAACATATTGGCAATGAAACTTTTTGCTTCACCTATGGTGACGGCGTAAGTGATGTCAATATCACAGAAGCCATAAATTTCCATAAAGAGCAAAAGACGTCAGCCACAATGACAGCAGTTCAACCACCAGGACGTTTCGGTGCTATCGTTTTGGGACACGAACAAACCAAGATTACCAGTTTTCGGGAAAAGCCAGAAGGCGATGGAGCCTGGATTAATGGTGGTTATTTTGTGCTTGAACCCGAAGTCATTAATTTAATTGCTGATGATTCTACTGTTTGGGAACAGACGCCTCTAGAAAAATTGGCAGAAAAGGAACAGCTTTCTGCTTACAAACATCATGGTTTCTGGCAACCAATGGATACCTTAAGAGATAAAAATTATCTTGAGGATTTGTGGCTGAAAAATAAGGCTCCTTGGAAAGTTTGGTAA
- a CDS encoding glycosyltransferase family 2 protein: protein MTQLLTIAIPTYNRANLLDQQLAWLAGSIKGFESVCEILISDNCSTDDTPKVVEKWRSAFQQITFEYKRNQENIGAVRNIASCIQFAKSKFVWTISDDDKIFDNSIAYTVKTLTEYLDLGLIILNFSKSDAKTGQFFEPRCFDVETDVMNSNGKEVFELCLEESIGGVGLTTALVYKTDLAKAAIVSWTSGLNNLQFKYIGQLFVLPKQVP from the coding sequence ATGACTCAATTACTTACCATTGCGATTCCAACTTACAACCGTGCAAATTTACTTGACCAACAACTGGCATGGTTAGCTGGCTCAATCAAAGGTTTTGAATCTGTATGTGAAATTTTGATTTCTGACAATTGTTCAACCGATGATACGCCAAAAGTTGTAGAAAAATGGCGCTCTGCTTTTCAACAAATAACGTTTGAATATAAGAGGAATCAAGAAAATATTGGTGCAGTGAGAAATATCGCTTCTTGTATTCAATTTGCTAAAAGCAAATTTGTTTGGACAATTAGTGATGATGACAAAATTTTTGATAACTCCATAGCATACACAGTTAAGACTTTAACTGAATATCTCGATTTAGGATTAATCATTTTAAACTTTTCCAAAAGTGATGCAAAAACAGGTCAATTTTTTGAACCACGTTGCTTTGATGTTGAGACAGATGTAATGAATTCAAACGGCAAAGAGGTATTTGAACTTTGTTTAGAAGAAAGTATTGGAGGTGTAGGACTGACGACAGCTTTAGTATACAAAACAGATTTGGCAAAAGCTGCTATAGTAAGTTGGACTTCGGGTTTAAATAACTTGCAGTTCAAATATATTGGACAGCTTTTTGTGCTTCCAAAGCAGGTGCCTTAG
- the lhgO gene encoding L-2-hydroxyglutarate oxidase: MYDFAIIGGGIVGLSTGMALGKRYPNARILVLEKENQWAFHQTGNNSGVIHSGIYYKPGSFKAKFCRDGCRTMVEFCQEHGIDYEICGKVIVAVDKEELPRLENLYQRGLDNGINVKRITSEEVKEYEPHVTSVGGIFVSSTGIVSYKQVCFKYAEIIGHLGGDLRLNTKVERIVKSGNHQVLETNTGSFATRFVINCAGLHSDRIAKMGKVDPQAKIVPFRGEYYELTPEKRSLVKGLIYPVPNPDFPFLGVHFTRMIDGTVHAGPNAVLSLKREGYHKTDFDLRDFAEVMTYPAFWKLAAKYADEGMKEIIRSFSKAVFTKSLQKLIPEVKSEDLVPTHAGVRAQALMNDGKLVDDFLIVQGENSVHVCNAPSPAATSSIEIGKAIVAQIPEQSHLQPIVSSVN; the protein is encoded by the coding sequence ATGTATGATTTTGCAATTATAGGTGGGGGAATCGTTGGTCTTTCCACCGGGATGGCTTTGGGCAAACGCTACCCTAATGCGCGTATTCTTGTTTTAGAGAAAGAAAACCAATGGGCATTTCACCAAACTGGCAATAATAGCGGCGTTATTCACTCTGGTATTTATTACAAACCGGGTAGCTTTAAAGCCAAATTTTGCCGTGACGGTTGCCGCACAATGGTGGAATTTTGCCAAGAGCATGGAATTGACTACGAAATTTGCGGTAAAGTCATTGTAGCAGTAGATAAAGAAGAATTGCCTCGTTTGGAAAATCTCTACCAAAGAGGTTTAGACAACGGGATAAATGTCAAGAGAATCACTAGCGAAGAAGTAAAAGAATACGAACCTCACGTCACCAGTGTTGGGGGAATATTTGTTTCTTCCACTGGAATTGTGAGCTACAAGCAGGTTTGTTTCAAATACGCTGAAATTATCGGACATCTTGGAGGCGACCTGCGTCTCAATACAAAGGTGGAACGCATCGTTAAGAGTGGTAACCATCAGGTACTGGAAACTAACACGGGTAGCTTTGCAACTCGCTTTGTTATCAATTGTGCTGGGTTACATAGCGATCGCATTGCTAAAATGGGCAAAGTCGATCCACAAGCAAAAATCGTACCTTTCCGGGGAGAGTATTACGAACTCACACCAGAAAAACGTTCTTTAGTGAAAGGGTTGATATACCCAGTTCCCAATCCAGATTTTCCTTTCCTGGGAGTGCATTTTACCCGCATGATTGATGGCACCGTCCATGCAGGACCTAATGCAGTTCTCAGCCTTAAACGTGAAGGATATCATAAAACTGACTTCGACCTGCGAGATTTTGCCGAAGTTATGACTTATCCCGCTTTCTGGAAACTTGCTGCCAAGTATGCAGATGAAGGAATGAAGGAAATCATCCGTTCCTTTAGCAAAGCAGTGTTCACAAAAAGTTTGCAAAAACTGATTCCTGAAGTCAAATCGGAGGATTTAGTACCAACTCATGCAGGTGTTCGAGCTCAAGCACTGATGAACGACGGCAAACTAGTGGACGACTTTTTGATTGTTCAAGGTGAAAACTCCGTCCATGTTTGCAATGCGCCTTCTCCGGCGGCAACATCTTCCATTGAAATTGGCAAAGCTATTGTTGCACAAATTCCCGAACAATCTCATTTGCAGCCAATTGTCAGTTCGGTAAATTAA